The sequence TGCGGCGCAGCACGGGAGCATTCATCGGGTGCGCCTCCGCGAGCGGGACTGGGATTTCGCGCGGGAGCCATGCCTGCGGGAGCCGCGCGCACGGGGCTCGCCACCGCGCTCGGAGGCCTTCCGCGGTGAGGCGCCGATAACGGCGCGTGGCTCACCCACGGTCGCGGCGGCGTCGGCGGGGATGGACAGCGCCTCGTACAGCTCTGGCGAGGTGCTAAACCACTGCGGCGGCTCGGGGATATCGAGGCCGAGCTCATCGTTGATGAGCTGCCACTTGGGCACTTCGTCGTAGCCCACCAGCGTGACCGCGGTGCCGGTGCGGCCGGCGCGGCCCGTGCGGCCGATGCGGTGGACATACGTCTGCGGATCGTCCGGGACCTGGTAGTTGATGACGTGGGTGACGTCATCGACGTCGATGCCGCGGGCGGCCACGTCGGTCGCCACCAGGATTTCTACCTGCCCCGAGCGGAAGGCGCCGAGGGACTTCTCGCGGGCGCCTTGCCCCATATCGCCGTGGACCGCGCCGACCACGAACCCGGCCTGGGCCAAGTCGGCGGCCAGCTGTGCCGCGGAACGCTTGGTGCGGGTGAAGATGATGGTGCGGCCGCGCCCGCGTGCCTGCAGGATGCGGACGATGACGGATTCTTTATCCATCTTGTGCGCCTGGAAGGTCACCTTTTCAATCGTCCCGATCGTTGCCGGGGCGTCGGCCTCCGCGCTGATGTTGACCGGCCGGTTCATAAACCGGCGGGCGAGCGAGACGATGTCCGCGGGCATGGTGGCCGAAAACAACATCGTCTGGTGTGGGGTGGCCTCGAGAATCTT is a genomic window of Corynebacterium massiliense DSM 45435 containing:
- a CDS encoding DEAD/DEAH box helicase, giving the protein MTAQHDSPASRTPSLPPTFRELGVAAELCDALVEHGMERTFAIQELTLPLALAGRDIIGQARTGMGKTLGFGVPVLDRVFDDAALPELDGTPHALIIAPTRELASQVGEDLRAAAVHTPVTVFTVYGGRPYEEQIEALNKGVDVVVGTPGRLLDLHQQGYLDLSQIAALVLDEADEMLDLGFLPDIEKLLKILEATPHQTMLFSATMPADIVSLARRFMNRPVNISAEADAPATIGTIEKVTFQAHKMDKESVIVRILQARGRGRTIIFTRTKRSAAQLAADLAQAGFVVGAVHGDMGQGAREKSLGAFRSGQVEILVATDVAARGIDVDDVTHVINYQVPDDPQTYVHRIGRTGRAGRTGTAVTLVGYDEVPKWQLINDELGLDIPEPPQWFSTSPELYEALSIPADAAATVGEPRAVIGASPRKASERGGEPRARGSRRHGSRAKSQSRSRRRTR